A region from the Fusarium musae strain F31 chromosome 1, whole genome shotgun sequence genome encodes:
- a CDS encoding hypothetical protein (EggNog:ENOG41), producing MNSFIDYSKNTRSKNYHGSGSFATFMIIAPVCFFLGILFASFPYDFPLLWTKAPVPDNFFDHLETHLKFVHQSPALISRILHIVISIGFIGFFIKLFRPSEANFLFDGASLILYLIGFGVYVANIVKALRSVSAEIWTNDGFDGKTHEGESGELILGREDSLKVLSASNTILALVLVGILVLQVGEWYAEKKEADDAAAVDAKEASEKKEGSPSKASTKKKQ from the exons ATGAACTCCTTCATTGACTATTCAAAGAACACCAGGTCGAAGAATTACCATGGATCCGGATCATTTGCCACCTTTATGATCATCGCTC CTGTGTGCTTCTTCCTGGGCATCCTTTTTGCCTCATTCCCTTACGACTTCCCTCTTCTATGGACCAAGGCTCCTGTGCCCGATAACTTCTTTGATCACCTCGAGACACATCTGAAGTTTGTACACCAGTCTCCGGCGCTCATTAGCCGTATCCTCCACATTGTCATCTCTATCGGCTTCATCGGTTTCTTCATTAAGCTCTTCCGCCCCAGTGAGGCCAACTTCCTGTTTGACGGCGCGTCCCTCATTCTCTACCTGATTGGTTTCGGTGTTTACGTCGCCAACATTGTCAAGGCTCTCCGAAGTGTTAGTGCCGAGATCTGGACCAACGACGGCTTCGATGGCAAGACTCATGAGGGTGAGAGCGGCGAGCTTATTTTGGGTCGCGAGGACAGCTTGAAGGTTCTTTCGGCCAGCAATACcattcttgcccttgttcttgttggaATTCTCGTTCTGCAAGTCGGCGAGTGGtatgctgagaagaaggaagctgATGACGCCGCCGCTGTCGATGCCAAGGAGGCCTCGGAAAAGAAGGAGGGTTCCCCTAGCAAGGCctccaccaagaagaagcagtaa
- a CDS encoding hypothetical protein (EggNog:ENOG41~BUSCO:EOG09263RVR) — MTMTQNAADSKPSNGSQSINHEENQYLDLVREILESGERRPDRTGTGTYSIFAPRPLKFSLNKNGVPVLPLITTKRVFTRAVIAELLWFIEGNTSSNSLSEAGIKIWDGNGSREFLDNLGLNHRETGDLGPVYGFQWRHFGAEYIDAKTDYTGQGVDQLAEIIHKLRTNPYDRRLVLSAWNPADMKKMVLPPCHMFAQFYVSYPRSKDDDSGAKPQGQLHCQLYQRSCDMGLGVPFNIASYALLTHMLAHVCELVPGSLTHVMGDAHVYLDHVDALNTQLEREPRNFPELEISREKGGSIDGWKAEDFTIKGYDPHKTIAMKMSV, encoded by the exons ATGACCATGACACAGAATGCCGCGGATTCCAAGCCTTCGAACGGCTCACAGTCGATCAACCACGAAGAGAATCAatatcttgatcttgtccgaGAAATCCTTGAAAGCGGCGAGCGTCGACCGGACCG CACAGGTACTGGTACATACTCCATCTTCGCTCCTCGGCCCCTAAAATTCTCACTGAATAAGAACGGAGTCCCCGTTCTTCCTCTCATTACTACAAAGCGTGTCTTCACCCGAGCAGTCATTGCCGAGCTCCTGTGGTTCATCGAAGGCAACACATCTTCTAACAGCCTCAGCGAAGCTGGCATCAAAATATGGGATGGCAATGGATCTCGCGAGTTTCTTGACAACCTTGGCCTCAATCATCGTGAGACCGGCGATCTCGGTCCCGTGTATGGCTTTCAATGGCGACATTTTGGTGCCGAATATATTGATGCAAAGACGGATTACACAGGTCAGGGTGTAGACCAGCTTGCCGAGATCATTCACAAACTACGAACCAACCCTTATGACCGCCGCCTGGTTCTTTCTGCTTGGAACCCTGCCgatatgaagaagatggttctGCCACCTTGCCACATGTTCGCGCAGTTCTACGTCTCCTATCCTCGGAGCAAGGATGACGATTCGGGAGCCAAGCCTCAGGGTCAGCTTCATTGTCAGCTATATCAGAGGTCTTGCGATATGGGTTTGGGAGTTCCCTTCAACATTGCCAGCTACGCGCTGTTAACTCACATGCTTGCCCATGTTTGTGAACTAGTTCCCGGAAGCCTCACTCATGTCATGGGTGACGCTCATGTGTACCTGGACCACGTTGACGCCCTCAACACACAATTAGAGCGTGAGCCACGAAACTTCCCCGAGTTGGAAATTTCGCGAGAAAAGGGTGGAAGTATCGACGGATGGAAAGCGGAAGATTTCACCATTAAGGGCTACGACCCCCACAAGACGATTGCGATGAAAATGTCTGTATGA
- the ARG13 gene encoding Amino-acid transporter arg-13, whose amino-acid sequence MEPSPVAVEVAGHAPNFSLKGKTALTEAFEDVLCGSFAGAVGKYIEYPFDTVKVRLQSQPDHLPLRYSGPLDCFRQSIKSDGVLGLYRGITAPLVGAAAETSSLFLFESLGRELLFTSSLVPREQGLSLPYLWLTGAFSGAFTSFVLTPIELVKCRIQAPMSADGSTGPPLRPIPVIKQVFRHEGLRGFWHGQLGTLIREAGGGSAWFGAKETVTSMFYQLKTNTANSAIEKQVILDTPLPFWQQAIAGASAGVSYNFLFFPADTIKSRMQTSTVSDLRQRRTFWKEGAMLWKQHGIRGMYRGCGITCLRSAPSSAFIFMVYDGMKRHFPF is encoded by the exons ATGGAGCCTAGTCCTGTAGCTGTGGAGGTTGCTGGCCATGCGCCCAACTTCTCCCTCAAGGGAAAGACGGCGCTTACGGAGGCATTCGAAGATGTACTATGCGGATCG TTTGCTGGCGCTGTGGGCAAATACATCGAGTATCCGTTCGATACGGTCAAAGTGCGGTTACAAAGTCAGCCCGATCATCTCCCCTTGAGATATTCTGGTCCATTGGATTGCTTCCGGCAGTCCATCAAAAGCGATGGAGTTTTAGGGCTGTATCGTGGCATTACAGCTCCTTTAGTGGGTGCTGCAGCAGAAACAAGCAGTCTATTTCTATTTGAGAGTCTTGGTCGTGAATTGCTCTTCACGAGTAGCCTAGTCCCCCGAGAACAAGGACTCTCACTGCCGTATCTCTGGCTGACAGGTGCATTTTCTGGAGCTTTCACTTCGTTTGTCCTCACTCCAATTGAGCTCGTCAAGTGTAGGATTCAGGCTCCCATGTCGGCTGATGGATCTACCGGTCCTCCTCTCCGTCCTATACCTGTCATCAAGCAGGTTTTTCGCCATGAAGGCCTTCGGGGCTTTTGGCATGGTCAGCTTGGTACATTGATTCGAGAGGCTGGTGGTGGTTCTGCTTGGTTTGGTGCCAAGGAGACTGTAACAAGCATGTTCTACCAGCTCAAGACGAACACCGCGAATTCGGCAATAGAAAAGCAGGTAATTCTTGATACACCCTTGCCGTTCTGGCAGCAAGCAATTGCTGGCGCATCGGCGGGTGTGTCATAcaacttcctcttctttcctgCAGATACTATCAAATCACGTATGCAAACCTCGACTGTCAGTGATCTACGCCAACGACGTACATTCTGGAAAGAAGGAGCGATGCTTTGGAAACAACATGGGATACGAGGCATGTACCGTGGCTGTGGTATTACATGCCTCCGATCTGCACCAAGCTCTGCTTTCATATTCATGGTTTATGATGGGATGAAGCGACACTTTCCTTTTTGA
- a CDS encoding hypothetical protein (BUSCO:EOG09264XM2), translating to MRLSVSSPAVRDVSRLCVRCQLRARRASTLVPLHRPAVSTPPTRHHLALAAAFRGPAANRDHTRGVSSAAQPEQEPASSSASSSTHYDLFPETLPDGPPPAGHFPIDTRALRREFLRLQARAHPDMHPAQDKARAEAMSARINEAYKTLSNPLLRAQYLLSLRGVDVANDETLKVEEPELLMLVLEAREEIEDVEHEEDLDEPRAANDARIAESEQVLERAFQHDDIEAAKHEAVRLRYWVNIKESLDNWERGRHVVLQH from the coding sequence ATGCGACTCTCTGTATCTTCTCCCGCCGTACGCGACGTTTCTCGGCTTTGTGTCCGGTGTCAACTCCGAGCTCGCCGAGCTTCAACTCTTGTACCATTGCATCGACCAGCTGTCTCAACGCCGCCTACACGACATCATTTAGCTCTCGCAGCGGCGTTTCGGGGCCCAGCTGCGAACAGAGACCATACCCGCGGTGTATCTAGTGCCGCGCAGCCCGAGCAAGAACCAGCCTCGTCCAGTGCATCATCGTCGACACACTATGACTTGTTCCCCGAGACGCTTCCCGATGGCCCTCCTCCAGCAGGACACTTTCCTATCGACACTCGCGCTTTGCGCCGAGAGTTTCTCCGCCTTCAAGCTCGGGCTCATCCGGACATGCATCCTGCTCAGGACAAAGCTCGTGCCGAGGCCATGTCAGCACGCATAAATGAGGCTTATAAGACGCTTTCTAaccctcttcttcgagcACAATATCTACTCTCTCTTCGAGGCGTCGACGTCGCCAACGATGAGACCCTCAAGGTAGAAGAGCCAGAACTATTAATGCTTGTGCTTGAGGCACGcgaggagattgaggatgTCGAACACGAAGAGGATCTGGACGAACCTCGTGCCGCGAACGATGCACGGATTGCGGAGAGCGAACAGGTGCTCGAGCGCGCGTTTCagcatgatgatatcgaggcTGCGAAACATGAGGCTGTGCGTCTGCGCTATTGGGTCAATATCAAGGAAAGTTTGGATAACTGGGAGAGGGGCCGTCATGTTGTGCTACAGCATTAA
- a CDS encoding hypothetical protein (EggNog:ENOG41~BUSCO:EOG092644Z6) → MAPKTIIAPSILSADFAQLGHDCARTMEQGADWLHVDIMDGHFVPNITFGPPVVASIRGHVDQPTEAHGRGTFDCHMMIAELTPRCQPKKWVKEFKKAGCNLYCFHYEAAFSSAAERPEQQTDEKTNPKALIRYIHDQGLLAGIAIKPDTSVDVLWEILENSDEKERPDMVLVMTVYPGFGGQKFMASELPKVQALREKYPELNIEVDGGLGPKTIDEAADAGANVIVAGSAVFGAKDPSEVIAQLRQAVDARSAK, encoded by the exons ATGGCTCCCAAGACCATCATTGCTCCCTCCATTCTATCAGCTGACTTTGCTCAGCTTGGCCATGACTGTGCCCGTACTATGGAGCAAGGCGCTGACTGGCTTCATGTCGATATCAT GGATGGCCACTTTGTTCCCAACATAACATTCGGTCCGCCTGTCGTTGCATCCATCCGGGGACATGTCGATCAACCCACAGAAGCCCATGGCCGGGGCACCTTTGATTGTCATATGATGATTGCAGAG CTTACACCGAGATGCCAGCCCAAGAAATGGGTCAAGGAGTTCAAGAAAGCTGGCTGCAATCTCTACTGTTTCCACTATGAGGCTGCCTTCTCCAGTGCTGCCGAGCGCCCAGAACAACAGACCGACGAGAAGACCAACCCCAAGGCCCTCATTCGATACATTCACGATCAGGGACTGTTAGCTGGTATTGCTATTAAGCCTGACACTTCTGTCGATGTGTTGTGGGAGATTCTGGAGAACagcgacgagaaggagagacCTGAT ATGGTCCTCGTCATGACCGTATACCCTGGCTTTGGCGGTCAAAAGTTCATGGCATCGGAATTACCCAAGGTCCAGGCCCTCCGAGAAAAGTACCCCGAGCTCAATATCGAAGTCGACGGTGGCCTTGGGCCCAAGACAATCGATGAGGCTGCCGACGCTGGTGCCAATGTTATTGTTGCAGGCAGTGCTGTCTTTGGGGCCAAGGACCCCTCTGAGGTTATCGCCCAGTTGCGACAGGCTGTTGACGCCCGAAGTGCAAAGTAA
- a CDS encoding hypothetical protein (EggNog:ENOG41), whose amino-acid sequence MSEKNEVTQTENGTVPRSKKRTCARHCKRFWWVYLIILCVIVVIVVPVIILVAVPKIAQSKINEAKLEIQSVRILNTESDAYLMEIDSSITTDGKIHAKVDPFEADMYLEDWPAHVAFATVKMPETNSNKHQVVNVSQQVTITNMEEFTRFNVWFHNNETVRVTVYGKTKVKPSGLTRKYGVTFKKTLELKGLNHFAGTEVNDGHIGFGSGKDAPNFNGTTTIPNASVFTLDNGNVTFTNFVGDVEVGTLTIPNLVLKPGDNVVNITASMNQSIILNAVQQEPYCKTGILPFKLLGKSVVNHGENLTYFAAALASSNQTVEIDIGAILKKDLDYEVKCESKSD is encoded by the exons ATGTCGGAAAAGAACGAGGTCACCCAGACCGAGAATGGGACTGTCCCCAGGTCCAAGAAGCGAACTTGCGCCAGACACTGCAAGCGCTTCTGGTGGGTTTATCTCATTATTCTCTGTGTCATTGTTGTCATCGTGGTTCCCGTGAT AATTCTTGTCGCTGTTCCCAAGATTGCACAAAGTAAAATCAACGAAGCCAAGTTGGAAATCCAATCCGTTCGAATTCTAAACACCGAGAGTGACGCTTATCTCATGGAAATCGATTCTTCTATCACAACTGATGGCAAGATCCATGCCAAGGTTGATCCTTTCGAGGCCGATATGTATCTCGAGGATTGGCCAGCACATGTGGCATTTGCTACCGTGAAGATGCCAgagaccaacagcaacaaacaCCAGGTCGTCAATGTCAGCCAGCAGGTCACGATTACCAACATGGAGGAATTCACTCGTTTCAACGTCTGGTTCCACAACAATGAGACAGTCCGTGTCACCGTGTACGGAAAGACGAAAGTGAAGCCAAGCGGTCTAACGCGCAAATACGGCGTCACCTTCAAGAAGACATTGGAACTCAAGGGTCTCAACCATTTCGCTGGCACTGAAGTCAACGACGGCCACATCGGCTTTGGTAGTGGTAAAGACGCACCCAACTTCAACGGCACTACCACAATTCCGAACGCTTCCGTGTTTACACTAGATAAT GGCAACGTCACCTTCACAAATTTTGTTGGGGATGTCGAAGTCGGCACCCTGACGATTCCAAACTTGGTGCTCAAGCCTGGTGACAACGTCGTCAACATCACCGCCAGCATGAACCAGAGCATCATACTCAACGCCGTCCAGCAAGAGCCCTACTGCAAAACAGGCATCCTCCCCTTCAAGTTACTGGGCAAGTCGGTTGTCAACCATGGTGAAAACCTTACCTATTTCGCCGCAGCACTGGCGAGTTCAAATCAAACAGTTGAAATCGACATTGgtgccatcttgaagaaggaCCTCGATTATGAGGTCAAGTGCGAGAGTAAGAGTGATTAA